One region of Mesobacillus boroniphilus genomic DNA includes:
- a CDS encoding GntR family transcriptional regulator, producing MFELDLRSRKPIYEQLVDKMKELIINEVLKPDEQLPSVRQMAQQLTINPNTIQKAYRELEVQGFIYSLKGKGSFVNPMDPGKDADKILQVKQDLEKLLQEALYLGIPVEELHEMIRRNDVLKGGSGQDDSNDRDK from the coding sequence ATGTTTGAGCTTGACCTGAGAAGCCGAAAACCGATATACGAACAGCTAGTAGATAAGATGAAAGAGCTGATCATTAATGAAGTGCTCAAACCTGATGAACAATTGCCTTCCGTGCGGCAAATGGCACAGCAATTGACAATAAACCCAAATACAATTCAAAAGGCATATAGGGAGCTTGAGGTACAGGGATTTATATATTCATTAAAAGGCAAGGGAAGTTTTGTCAATCCAATGGACCCTGGCAAAGATGCTGATAAAATCCTGCAAGTGAAGCAGGATTTGGAAAAACTGCTGCAGGAAGCATTGTACCTGGGCATTCCTGTGGAAGAGCTGCATGAGATGATTAGAAGAAATGATGTGTTGAAAGGGGGAAGCGGGCAAGATGATTCAAATGATCGAGATAAATAA
- a CDS encoding GNAT family N-acetyltransferase — protein MNLYLSLLSLNDVKPLFMFEKENKAFFEQFVPPRPDSYFRYEDFSEILIELLEEQDDRRSLFYLIKDENGKIIGRMNLVDIDWVKKYGNIGYRVGQQYTGKGAAVKGLQLLMSEAKDFGLIELRAKTTKNNLASQKVLDKCLFQKEPEEKGDFIDYKKAL, from the coding sequence ATGAACCTTTATTTATCATTATTGTCATTGAATGATGTTAAGCCATTGTTTATGTTTGAAAAAGAAAACAAGGCTTTTTTTGAACAGTTTGTTCCTCCCAGGCCTGATTCGTACTTCCGGTATGAGGATTTTAGTGAAATTTTGATAGAGTTATTGGAAGAACAGGATGATAGAAGGTCTCTGTTTTATTTAATCAAAGACGAAAATGGAAAAATAATCGGCCGAATGAACCTTGTCGATATTGATTGGGTGAAGAAATATGGCAATATCGGCTATCGGGTAGGACAGCAATACACTGGCAAGGGGGCTGCTGTAAAAGGGCTGCAACTGCTTATGTCAGAGGCTAAGGATTTTGGCCTAATAGAATTACGCGCGAAAACGACCAAAAATAATCTGGCATCACAAAAGGTTTTAGATAAATGCCTTTTTCAAAAGGAACCAGAAGAAAAGGGAGATTTTATCGACTATAAAAAAGCACTCTAG
- a CDS encoding acyltransferase family protein — protein sequence MDWMRVIATYMVFLYHCSMFFNPFPWHIKNEMINSSYILVFSLVVGTWIMPIFFVLSGISTKYAIRKRTGKEFLKERFIQLGVPLIFGIFILSPPQVYIERVSHQQFSGTFLSFLPAYFDGLYLEIGGTGNFAFVGLHLWYLLVLLVFSALTLPLISRIKIKKDSFHLVHYLLILLVLILITHFFNFVSLGGWGIPYYLASFVIGFFYFSNDSFNKFLTKHWITISVLAVIMSAIYTKWFIIGMPEQAGGLSFLFTTVKVLSSFNSVLLFFYLANKYFQRKNDFLNFNTMFSMPMYILHQPVIVLLGFLIYQYDWPIAIKLLVLISLSFFIIILSYQLFIKRIPVLRFLFGMKVKPAINTDIHPVMKG from the coding sequence TTGGATTGGATGAGGGTTATTGCTACGTACATGGTATTCCTATACCATTGCTCAATGTTCTTCAACCCATTTCCATGGCATATAAAGAATGAAATGATAAATTCAAGTTACATTCTGGTGTTCAGTCTGGTTGTCGGCACATGGATAATGCCGATCTTCTTTGTTCTGTCTGGAATTAGTACAAAATATGCAATTCGAAAAAGGACAGGAAAAGAATTTCTAAAGGAACGTTTCATTCAGCTGGGAGTACCTCTTATATTTGGTATATTCATTTTAAGCCCGCCGCAAGTGTATATCGAACGTGTCTCACATCAGCAATTTTCTGGTACATTTCTGTCATTCTTACCGGCATATTTTGATGGACTTTATTTGGAAATAGGGGGGACTGGCAATTTTGCTTTTGTAGGGCTCCATTTATGGTACCTCCTAGTCCTTCTGGTGTTTTCAGCTTTAACCCTGCCATTAATAAGCAGAATTAAGATCAAAAAGGACTCTTTTCATCTGGTTCATTATTTACTTATTTTGCTAGTATTGATTTTGATTACTCATTTCTTTAACTTCGTAAGTCTTGGCGGTTGGGGAATCCCATATTATTTAGCCTCATTTGTAATCGGTTTTTTCTATTTTTCAAATGACAGCTTTAATAAATTCCTTACGAAACATTGGATAACGATTTCAGTGCTTGCTGTAATCATGTCGGCTATTTACACCAAGTGGTTTATAATTGGAATGCCTGAACAGGCTGGAGGGTTATCGTTTTTGTTTACAACGGTTAAGGTCTTGAGTAGCTTTAATAGTGTTTTATTGTTTTTTTATCTAGCTAATAAATATTTTCAACGAAAGAACGATTTTCTCAATTTTAATACAATGTTTTCGATGCCCATGTATATCCTGCATCAACCTGTAATAGTGCTTTTAGGCTTTTTGATCTATCAATATGACTGGCCCATTGCCATTAAGCTGCTTGTATTAATCAGCTTATCCTTTTTCATAATTATTTTGAGTTATCAATTGTTTATTAAAAGAATTCCAGTTCTTCGTTTCCTATTTGGCATGAAAGTAAAACCAGCAATCAATACTGACATACACCCTGTGATGAAAGGATAA
- a CDS encoding VanW family protein yields MKWLLTIGLILSSSTAENHDEIDVVWDGESVVEVQRSDFSIPWFGYPILNHTMLETLNKQLSLQIKKEPTNAGLDDYGKIIPEDVGFILDEKKFKKKFTASFFENHHARIKVPTLPVYPKVDSEIIASIRSNLIGHYITYFNSGNKERTHNINLAAEAINNHVVFPGETFSFNKVVGKRTASRGYQPAPIIVRGELSEGIGGGICQVSSTLFNAADRSGMKILERYSHSKQVPYVPPGRDATVSWYGPDFTFKNKYNQPILIRAKTYPGKMIVMIYSSDEINIEKRKIPSTDSSNIIPEEAI; encoded by the coding sequence TTGAAATGGTTACTGACAATTGGACTTATTCTTTCTAGCAGTACAGCAGAGAATCATGATGAAATCGATGTAGTTTGGGATGGTGAATCCGTTGTAGAGGTTCAGCGATCAGACTTTTCGATTCCATGGTTTGGTTATCCAATCCTTAACCATACGATGCTGGAAACATTAAATAAACAGCTTTCTCTTCAGATTAAAAAAGAACCGACAAATGCCGGGTTGGATGATTATGGAAAAATCATACCTGAAGATGTAGGGTTCATTCTCGATGAAAAAAAGTTCAAGAAAAAATTCACTGCAAGTTTTTTTGAAAACCACCATGCACGAATAAAAGTCCCTACATTGCCTGTATATCCAAAGGTTGACAGCGAAATTATTGCTAGCATTCGATCAAATTTAATTGGCCATTATATAACCTATTTCAATAGCGGTAACAAGGAACGGACGCATAACATCAACTTAGCCGCAGAAGCAATTAACAACCATGTTGTTTTTCCTGGGGAAACCTTCTCCTTCAATAAAGTTGTCGGCAAACGTACCGCCTCACGCGGCTATCAGCCTGCACCTATAATTGTTAGAGGAGAATTGTCAGAGGGAATTGGCGGAGGTATTTGCCAGGTATCTTCAACACTATTTAATGCAGCTGACCGCTCTGGCATGAAGATACTCGAACGATATTCTCACAGCAAGCAGGTTCCCTACGTTCCTCCTGGCAGGGATGCAACTGTCAGTTGGTATGGGCCTGATTTCACATTTAAAAACAAATACAACCAACCCATTCTGATCAGGGCAAAAACTTATCCTGGTAAAATGATTGTAATGATTTATTCATCCGATGAAATCAATATAGAAAAACGCAAAATTCCCAGTACGGATAGTAGTAATATAATACCTGAAGAGGCCATATGA